The Amycolatopsis sp. 195334CR genome includes a window with the following:
- a CDS encoding ABC transporter ATP-binding protein produces the protein MAAVTYAGASRVYPGKPPVRAVDQLDLDVADGEFLVLVGPSGSGKSTALRMLAGLEEIDEGIVQIGDKDVTSIPSRDRDIAMVFQNYALYPHMSVGENMGFALKLRRTPKAEIRERVLTAARLLDLEPYLDRKPKALSGGQRQRVAMGRAIVREPSVFLMDEPLSNLDAKLRVETRANIAALQRRLGTTTVYVTHDQVEAMTMGHRVAVLKDGLLQQCATPRELYDRPANSFVAGFIGSPSMNLLTVPVTDGGARIGSYEIPLRRDHLRDAKWTGLAEITVGVRPEALRVTGAADDAIKLTVDLVEELGADALVHGTTPEDETLVLRIDGRLAPTMGKSLRIAVRDPNELHLFHPVTGERISTTK, from the coding sequence ATGGCGGCGGTGACCTACGCCGGGGCGAGCCGGGTGTACCCCGGCAAGCCACCGGTCCGCGCGGTGGACCAGCTCGACCTGGACGTGGCCGACGGCGAGTTCCTGGTGCTGGTCGGCCCCTCCGGTTCGGGCAAGTCGACCGCGCTGCGCATGCTCGCCGGTCTCGAGGAGATCGACGAGGGCATCGTCCAGATCGGTGACAAGGATGTCACTTCGATTCCCTCGCGGGACCGCGACATCGCGATGGTGTTCCAGAACTACGCGCTGTACCCGCACATGTCGGTCGGCGAGAACATGGGCTTCGCGCTGAAGCTGCGCCGCACGCCGAAGGCCGAGATCCGCGAACGCGTGCTCACCGCCGCGCGGTTGCTGGACCTGGAGCCCTACCTGGACCGCAAGCCGAAGGCCCTCTCCGGCGGCCAGCGGCAGCGGGTGGCGATGGGCCGGGCCATCGTGCGCGAGCCCTCGGTGTTCCTGATGGACGAGCCACTGTCCAACCTGGACGCCAAACTCCGGGTGGAAACCAGGGCGAACATCGCCGCCCTGCAACGCCGCCTCGGCACGACCACGGTCTACGTCACCCACGACCAGGTCGAGGCGATGACCATGGGCCACCGCGTGGCCGTGCTCAAGGACGGTCTGCTCCAGCAGTGCGCCACCCCGCGCGAGCTGTACGACCGCCCAGCCAACTCGTTCGTGGCGGGCTTCATCGGCTCCCCGTCGATGAACCTGCTGACCGTCCCGGTCACCGACGGGGGCGCCCGGATCGGCTCCTACGAGATCCCCCTTCGCCGCGACCACCTGCGCGACGCCAAATGGACCGGCCTGGCGGAAATCACCGTCGGGGTGCGCCCAGAAGCCCTGCGCGTCACCGGCGCCGCCGATGACGCCATCAAGCTGACGGTCGACCTGGTCGAGGAACTGGGCGCCGACGCCCTGGTCCACGGCACCACCCCGGAAGACGAAACCTTGGTGCTGCGGATCGACGGCCGCCTGGCCCCCACCATGGGCAAATCCCTGCGCATCGCCGTCCGCGACCCCAACGAACTACACCTCTTCCACCCCGTAACCGGCGAACGAATCAGCACCACCAAATAA
- a CDS encoding GH1 family beta-glucosidase, with translation MSTIPQELTTEPDLRFPEKFLWGAATASFQVEGSTTADGRVPSIWDTFCAKPGAVRNGDTGDPAADHYRLMTKDVQLMAELGLGAYRFSLAWPRIGTDPARPNRTGLDFYRRLVDTLLENGITPWPTLYHWDLPQSLEDKGGWANRDTAYRFAEYTETVLSALGDRVDTWTTLNEPWCSAFAGYGSGRHAPGRTEPEAAVASAHHLMLAHGLAVGVIRAHGRSSAGITLNLFPVHAANPDDMADVEAARRVDGVQNRIFLEPILQARYPLDVLDDLAPYGIGEVIRDGDLTTIAAPIDMLGVNYYRDHHVSGHSDASSGLPSEWVGVEYASFPTRGLPQTDSGWETNPTELTTLLVDLHRKYPRMPLYVTENGAAYPDHLTPGGTIDDHDRVRFLETHLAAAHEAIDRGVDLRGYFYWSLLDNFEWAEGYAKRFGLVHVDYGTQRRTPKLSARRYSRIIRENGLRADGIS, from the coding sequence ATGTCGACTATTCCTCAGGAACTCACCACCGAACCGGACCTGCGGTTCCCGGAGAAGTTCCTCTGGGGCGCGGCGACGGCCTCGTTCCAGGTGGAGGGGTCCACCACCGCGGACGGGCGGGTCCCGTCCATCTGGGACACGTTCTGCGCGAAGCCCGGAGCGGTGCGCAATGGGGACACCGGCGACCCGGCGGCCGACCACTACCGGCTGATGACCAAGGACGTGCAGCTGATGGCCGAACTCGGCCTCGGCGCGTACCGGTTCTCGCTGGCCTGGCCGCGCATCGGCACCGACCCCGCCCGCCCCAACCGGACCGGGCTGGACTTCTACCGGCGCCTGGTGGACACGCTGCTCGAGAACGGCATCACCCCGTGGCCCACGCTCTACCACTGGGACCTGCCGCAGTCGCTGGAGGACAAGGGCGGCTGGGCCAACCGCGACACCGCCTACCGCTTCGCCGAGTACACCGAGACGGTGCTGTCCGCGCTCGGTGACCGGGTGGACACCTGGACCACGCTGAACGAGCCGTGGTGCTCGGCCTTCGCCGGGTACGGCAGCGGCCGCCACGCGCCGGGCCGCACCGAGCCCGAGGCCGCGGTCGCCTCCGCGCACCACCTGATGCTGGCGCACGGCCTGGCCGTCGGGGTGATCCGCGCGCACGGCCGGTCCTCGGCGGGGATCACGCTCAACCTGTTCCCGGTGCACGCGGCGAACCCGGACGACATGGCCGACGTGGAGGCCGCGCGCCGGGTGGACGGGGTGCAGAACCGGATCTTCCTGGAGCCGATCCTGCAGGCGCGGTACCCGCTCGACGTGCTCGACGACCTGGCGCCGTACGGCATCGGCGAGGTGATCCGCGACGGTGACCTGACCACCATCGCCGCGCCGATCGACATGCTCGGCGTGAACTACTACCGCGACCACCACGTCTCGGGGCACTCGGACGCCAGTTCCGGGCTCCCCTCGGAGTGGGTCGGGGTGGAGTACGCGAGCTTCCCCACGCGCGGGCTGCCGCAGACCGATTCGGGCTGGGAGACCAATCCCACCGAGCTGACCACCCTGCTGGTCGACCTGCACCGGAAGTACCCGCGGATGCCGTTGTACGTCACCGAGAACGGCGCGGCCTACCCGGACCACCTCACCCCGGGCGGCACCATCGACGACCACGACCGGGTGCGGTTCCTGGAAACGCACCTGGCCGCCGCCCACGAGGCGATCGACCGCGGGGTGGACCTGCGGGGCTACTTCTACTGGTCGCTGCTGGACAACTTCGAATGGGCCGAGGGCTACGCGAAGCGGTTCGGCCTGGTGCACGTGGACTACGGGACGCAGCGGCGTACCCCCAAACTGAGCGCGCGACGGTACTCGCGGATCATCCGCGAGAACGGCCTGCGTGCGGACGGGATCTCCTGA
- a CDS encoding carbohydrate ABC transporter permease, which translates to MTLTTSRPAPAGRPKVAKLGRPNFFVYATLAVFVLGSLFPFYWSFLVASRDSGMLTERVPPLLPGGNFFANAAEVFDSVAFWKSLGNSVLVATSVTLTTVLFSSLAGFAFAKLRFRGRDPLFVFIVVTLAVPTQLGVIPLFIAMSELGWAGGLQAVIVPNLVTAFGVFWMRQYTVDAVPYELVEAARMDGCSMIRIFWHVCLPAVRPAAAVLAMFTFMTSWNDFLWPLIVLDAGNPTVQLALEQLQSGYYTNYSLVLAGTTLATIPILIVFLLLGRQIVAGIMQGAVKG; encoded by the coding sequence ATGACGCTGACCACCTCGCGGCCCGCACCGGCGGGCAGGCCCAAGGTGGCGAAGCTGGGCAGGCCGAACTTCTTCGTCTACGCCACGCTCGCGGTGTTCGTGCTCGGTTCGCTGTTCCCGTTCTACTGGTCGTTCCTGGTGGCCAGCCGGGACAGCGGGATGCTCACCGAGCGCGTGCCGCCGCTGCTGCCCGGCGGGAACTTCTTCGCCAACGCGGCGGAGGTGTTCGACTCGGTGGCCTTCTGGAAGTCGCTGGGCAACAGCGTCCTGGTGGCCACCTCGGTCACCCTGACCACGGTGCTGTTCTCCTCGCTGGCCGGGTTCGCCTTCGCCAAGCTGCGCTTCCGCGGCCGCGACCCGCTGTTCGTGTTCATCGTGGTGACCCTGGCGGTGCCGACGCAGCTCGGCGTGATCCCGCTGTTCATCGCGATGTCGGAACTGGGCTGGGCCGGCGGGCTGCAGGCGGTGATCGTGCCGAACCTGGTCACCGCGTTCGGCGTGTTCTGGATGCGCCAGTACACAGTGGACGCCGTGCCGTACGAGCTGGTCGAGGCGGCGCGGATGGACGGGTGCAGCATGATCCGCATCTTCTGGCACGTCTGCCTGCCCGCGGTGCGCCCGGCGGCCGCGGTGCTGGCCATGTTCACCTTCATGACCTCGTGGAACGACTTCCTCTGGCCGCTGATCGTGCTGGACGCGGGCAACCCCACCGTCCAGCTGGCACTGGAGCAGCTGCAGAGCGGCTACTACACCAACTACTCACTGGTGCTCGCCGGTACCACACTGGCGACCATCCCCATCTTGATCGTCTTCCTCCTGCTGGGCCGCCAGATCGTGGCCGGCATCATGCAAGGCGCTGTGAAAGGGTGA
- a CDS encoding carbohydrate ABC transporter permease: MTVVQAPRRDDRPPAAPPRPTFRQRLSTWDVKFSPYVYIAPFFVVFGLVGLFPLLYTAYVSLYDWEIGDDDPPFTGFDNYVQLFGDGQFWNAVGNTLSIFVLSSGPQIVIAVLLAALLNTRLRGPTGWRIGILLPYAASLVAIGIIFANLFGNQYGLLNSILEMLGLDRIDWQAGTLSSHLAIATMVNWRWTGYNALIVLAAMQAIPKEINEAAVVDGAGPVRRFFSVTLPLLRPTLIFVVITSTIGGLQIFTEPKLFDVGQGSNNGGSSNQFQTVTLYMYQQGFENFELGYASAIAWVLFLLIVVIALVNFLITRRLAATEGGRR; the protein is encoded by the coding sequence ATGACCGTTGTACAGGCACCGCGGCGGGACGACCGGCCTCCGGCCGCCCCGCCGCGGCCCACCTTCCGGCAGCGACTGTCCACATGGGACGTCAAGTTCTCGCCGTACGTCTACATCGCCCCGTTCTTCGTGGTGTTCGGGCTGGTCGGGCTCTTCCCGCTGCTCTACACCGCCTACGTCTCGCTCTACGACTGGGAGATCGGCGACGACGATCCCCCGTTCACCGGTTTCGACAACTACGTCCAGCTCTTCGGCGACGGCCAGTTCTGGAACGCGGTCGGCAACACGCTGTCGATCTTCGTGCTCTCCAGCGGGCCGCAGATCGTCATCGCGGTGCTGCTGGCCGCGCTGCTGAACACCCGGCTGCGCGGCCCGACGGGCTGGCGCATCGGCATCCTGCTGCCGTACGCGGCCAGCCTGGTCGCCATCGGGATCATCTTCGCCAACCTGTTCGGCAACCAGTACGGCCTGCTGAACTCGATCCTGGAGATGCTCGGCCTCGACCGGATCGACTGGCAGGCGGGCACGCTGTCCAGCCACCTGGCCATCGCGACGATGGTGAACTGGCGCTGGACCGGGTACAACGCGCTGATCGTGCTCGCCGCGATGCAGGCCATCCCGAAGGAGATCAACGAGGCCGCGGTGGTCGACGGCGCGGGCCCGGTGCGCCGGTTCTTCAGCGTCACCCTGCCGCTGCTGCGGCCGACGCTGATCTTCGTGGTGATCACCTCGACCATCGGCGGGCTGCAGATCTTCACCGAGCCGAAGCTGTTCGACGTCGGCCAGGGCTCGAACAACGGCGGTTCGAGCAACCAGTTCCAGACCGTGACGCTGTACATGTACCAGCAGGGCTTCGAGAACTTCGAGCTCGGTTACGCCTCGGCCATCGCCTGGGTGCTGTTCCTGCTGATCGTGGTGATCGCGCTGGTGAACTTCCTGATCACGCGGCGGCTGGCCGCCACCGAAGGAGGGCGTCGATGA
- a CDS encoding extracellular solute-binding protein, whose amino-acid sequence MRNRPRRTLTLATILATTALLAGACGSSGSGEPADSGGPIELTIATFGEFGYEELLREYQTLHPNIKVTERKTGKAGPHHQNLIAKLGAGSGLADIEAIEEGHLSNVLDKAARFNDLTQIGPADAGADRWLPWKYEAAKSKDGKLIGYGTDSGPLAMCYRKDLLEAANMPADPQGVKALFATWESYFQAGQEYVQKSGGKPWFDSAAQNFNSMVNQQEIGYLDRNDKLTLENNAGIKKAWDQVTTAVSQGQSAKLTAFSNEWNSGFKEGAFATKACPAWMIGVIKEQSGPDNAGKWAVTDAFPGGGGNWGGSYLSVPTQTKHPKEAAELAAWLTAPEQQLKAFEAKGTFPSQVKALESPRLAAQTEPFFAGEPKIGELFAAQARKIAQPQYKGPGDGQIQENVSTPALQAVEQGTSAAQGWQQLVDGAKKIVG is encoded by the coding sequence GTGCGAAACCGGCCAAGAAGAACACTCACCCTGGCGACGATCCTGGCGACGACGGCCCTGCTGGCCGGCGCGTGCGGTTCGTCCGGCAGCGGCGAACCGGCGGATTCAGGCGGGCCGATCGAACTGACGATCGCCACCTTCGGCGAATTCGGCTACGAGGAGTTGCTGCGGGAATACCAGACGCTCCACCCGAACATCAAGGTCACCGAGCGCAAGACCGGCAAGGCGGGCCCGCACCACCAGAACCTGATCGCCAAGCTGGGCGCGGGCTCGGGGCTCGCCGACATCGAGGCGATCGAGGAGGGCCACCTGTCCAACGTGCTGGACAAGGCCGCCCGGTTCAACGACCTGACCCAGATCGGCCCGGCCGACGCCGGTGCCGACCGCTGGCTCCCGTGGAAGTACGAGGCGGCCAAGAGCAAGGACGGCAAGCTGATCGGCTACGGCACCGACAGCGGCCCGCTGGCCATGTGCTACCGCAAGGACCTGCTGGAGGCGGCGAACATGCCCGCCGACCCGCAGGGCGTCAAGGCGCTGTTCGCCACCTGGGAGTCCTACTTCCAGGCCGGGCAGGAGTACGTGCAGAAGTCCGGCGGCAAGCCGTGGTTCGACTCGGCGGCGCAGAACTTCAACTCCATGGTCAACCAGCAGGAGATCGGCTACCTCGACCGCAACGACAAGCTGACCCTGGAGAACAACGCCGGCATCAAGAAGGCGTGGGACCAGGTGACCACGGCCGTGTCGCAGGGCCAGTCGGCCAAGCTGACCGCGTTCAGCAACGAGTGGAACAGCGGCTTCAAGGAGGGCGCGTTCGCCACCAAGGCCTGCCCGGCGTGGATGATCGGCGTGATCAAGGAGCAGAGCGGCCCGGACAACGCGGGCAAGTGGGCGGTCACCGACGCCTTCCCCGGCGGCGGCGGGAACTGGGGCGGGTCCTACCTGAGCGTGCCGACCCAGACCAAGCACCCGAAGGAGGCCGCCGAGCTGGCCGCCTGGCTGACCGCGCCCGAGCAGCAGCTGAAGGCCTTCGAGGCCAAGGGCACCTTCCCCAGCCAGGTCAAGGCGCTGGAGTCGCCGCGGCTGGCCGCGCAGACCGAGCCGTTCTTCGCCGGTGAGCCCAAGATCGGTGAGCTGTTCGCCGCACAGGCCCGCAAGATCGCGCAGCCGCAGTACAAGGGTCCGGGCGACGGGCAGATCCAGGAGAACGTGAGCACCCCCGCGCTGCAGGCCGTGGAGCAGGGCACCTCGGCGGCGCAGGGCTGGCAGCAGCTGGTCGACGGCGCCAAGAAGATCGTCGGGTAA